In Leptodesmis sichuanensis A121, the following are encoded in one genomic region:
- a CDS encoding exosortase-dependent surface protein XDP2, which produces MNLKYVVATISLLATGMMASGSPAQAFSFSTNFSGTTDSKGNLDPTRDIMLNSVTLSNGRTISNFALVQSANIISNDTWRGGNTGAASSDRGDNASGIQQEAATNSSIAASLGNLNLNNIIDGEDTGSFKINLSFGQAVSSLFFWERGMNSDLTIQALDQAGNLIGNLFRIDRNTWQNAKFGIDTTEISGAQQMGSRGISVGDLGLTGPIFGIQVSADASHNGPDFKVMGSAEAVPEPTTMAGLALAGAGLAAARRRRSKQTA; this is translated from the coding sequence ATGAATTTGAAATATGTCGTCGCTACTATTAGCTTGCTGGCCACTGGAATGATGGCATCTGGTTCCCCGGCTCAAGCTTTTTCGTTCTCAACCAACTTCTCAGGCACTACCGATTCTAAAGGCAATTTAGACCCAACCCGCGACATCATGCTCAATTCGGTAACGCTTAGTAACGGCAGAACGATTAGTAACTTTGCTTTAGTCCAGTCTGCCAATATTATTTCTAACGACACCTGGAGAGGTGGCAATACAGGAGCAGCCAGTTCCGATCGGGGAGACAATGCCTCTGGTATTCAGCAAGAAGCAGCTACCAATAGCTCAATTGCGGCCAGTCTGGGTAACTTAAACCTGAATAATATTATTGATGGGGAAGACACAGGTTCTTTTAAGATTAACCTGTCGTTTGGACAGGCCGTATCTAGCCTGTTCTTCTGGGAACGGGGCATGAATAGTGATCTGACTATCCAGGCGCTAGATCAGGCGGGTAATCTGATTGGCAACCTGTTTCGCATTGATCGCAATACCTGGCAAAATGCAAAATTTGGTATTGATACAACCGAAATCTCAGGAGCACAACAAATGGGTTCTCGTGGGATTAGTGTCGGAGACTTGGGTCTGACAGGGCCAATCTTTGGCATTCAAGTCAGTGCAGATGCCTCCCACAATGGCCCCGACTTCAAGGTAATGGGTTCTGCTGAAGCGGTTCCAGAGCCTACCACAATGGCAGGGCTGGCTCTGGCAGGCGCTGGTTTGGCAGCAGCCCGTCGTCGCCGTAGCAAGCAAACAGCGTAA
- a CDS encoding protein kinase domain-containing protein — MRSLTNEEKSTPIIGKRYKLIAQLGVGGFGQSFLAQDLHLPGCPRCVVKRLLVKTHDVKHLKTARRLFDTEARVLYQLGRHDQIPSLYAHFEENQEFYLVQEFIEGQSLTRQIAKGKPWPEERVIILLRDILEILTFVHQQNVIHRDVKPSNLIRRHQDGKLVLIDFGAVKQVSVQLADLDSDVAESTIVVGTHGYIPNEQLAGKPRFCSDVYAVGIVGIQALTGVAPKLLGEVAETGELEWRSHVPGVSPELADVIDRMVYYDFRDRYPTAMETLEALKNLPTKLFSFADTDVDLPFWESEESDATVHFKSDLFETALTQKESDIINHHGSDQPKPTLHQEETLTFGDASPNRSEGGPFRTVPSANPSWKQRLQSGWQGGWLKRWSVPMAVLAIAGIAFLSTKLNSGLKPTAETLPSLNSAVKGSPPVKAVPPATVPSPSSLLLTETPLNRANRLLKQRQYSEALAAFNQAIELNPNKAEAYWGRCESLNGLKQPDSAIVACNDALNLNPDYAEALWSKGKAYRQQDRILEALHLFKEATLVKPTLAGAWVDRGSVLQEVGRSEEAINALDEAIALNRNLAEAWSIRGSALWNLGRYDQAIASLDKALEIQPSAKDARAMREKARKELGY; from the coding sequence ATGCGTTCCCTGACTAACGAGGAAAAATCGACTCCGATTATCGGTAAACGGTACAAGCTCATTGCCCAACTTGGGGTTGGCGGGTTTGGACAATCCTTCTTAGCCCAGGATTTGCATCTTCCCGGTTGTCCTCGCTGTGTTGTAAAACGGTTGCTAGTTAAAACTCACGATGTTAAGCATCTAAAAACTGCACGACGACTGTTTGATACTGAAGCCAGAGTTCTATATCAACTTGGCCGCCATGACCAGATTCCTTCTCTATATGCCCACTTTGAGGAGAACCAGGAATTTTATCTGGTGCAGGAGTTTATTGAAGGGCAATCGCTGACTCGCCAGATTGCGAAAGGAAAGCCATGGCCGGAAGAGCGAGTAATTATTCTACTACGAGATATTCTGGAAATTCTGACGTTTGTGCATCAGCAAAACGTGATTCATCGGGATGTCAAACCCTCGAACTTGATTCGTCGCCATCAAGATGGCAAGTTGGTTCTGATTGATTTTGGTGCGGTGAAACAGGTCAGTGTACAACTGGCTGATCTGGACTCGGATGTGGCCGAGTCTACGATCGTCGTTGGCACTCATGGCTACATCCCGAATGAACAATTGGCTGGGAAACCCCGTTTCTGCAGCGATGTGTATGCCGTTGGAATTGTGGGAATCCAAGCCTTAACTGGGGTAGCTCCTAAGTTGCTGGGTGAGGTGGCGGAAACCGGGGAGTTAGAGTGGCGGAGCCATGTTCCTGGAGTTAGTCCAGAGTTAGCGGATGTCATCGATCGCATGGTGTACTACGATTTCCGTGATCGCTATCCCACCGCAATGGAAACCCTGGAGGCATTGAAAAACCTACCCACCAAACTGTTTAGCTTTGCGGATACAGACGTAGATTTGCCCTTTTGGGAAAGTGAAGAATCGGATGCAACAGTTCACTTCAAATCCGATCTGTTTGAGACGGCTTTAACCCAGAAAGAATCAGACATTATCAATCACCATGGTTCTGATCAACCAAAACCAACACTTCATCAGGAGGAAACCCTGACGTTTGGGGATGCTTCTCCCAACAGAAGCGAGGGCGGCCCCTTCCGAACCGTGCCATCAGCCAACCCATCCTGGAAACAGAGGTTACAGTCTGGCTGGCAGGGGGGATGGCTGAAACGGTGGAGCGTTCCCATGGCTGTGTTAGCGATCGCTGGCATAGCCTTTCTGTCTACCAAACTAAACTCTGGTCTAAAACCAACGGCTGAAACACTTCCCTCTCTCAATTCGGCAGTAAAAGGCTCCCCTCCTGTGAAAGCTGTTCCTCCTGCAACGGTTCCTTCTCCATCCTCTCTGCTACTCACAGAGACTCCACTCAACCGAGCCAATCGGTTATTGAAACAGCGACAATACTCTGAGGCACTTGCGGCTTTCAATCAGGCAATTGAGTTAAACCCCAATAAGGCAGAGGCTTACTGGGGGCGTTGTGAAAGTTTGAATGGATTGAAGCAACCGGATTCAGCAATCGTCGCTTGCAATGATGCTCTCAATCTCAACCCAGATTATGCTGAGGCTCTATGGAGTAAAGGGAAAGCATACCGACAGCAAGATCGGATTCTGGAAGCACTCCATCTGTTTAAGGAGGCAACCCTTGTTAAGCCTACTCTCGCTGGTGCCTGGGTTGACCGGGGCAGTGTGCTACAAGAGGTAGGCCGATCTGAGGAAGCGATCAATGCACTGGATGAAGCGATCGCCCTCAACCGCAATCTGGCAGAAGCCTGGAGTATTCGGGGATCTGCTTTATGGAACCTGGGACGATATGATCAGGCGATCGCCTCGTTGGATAAAGCGTTAGAAATTCAACCCAGCGCCAAAGATGCTCGGGCTATGAGGGAAAAAGCCAGAAAAGAACTGGGATATTAA